Proteins encoded by one window of Carassius auratus strain Wakin chromosome 8, ASM336829v1, whole genome shotgun sequence:
- the LOC113107609 gene encoding ataxin-7-like protein 2, giving the protein MVVDRARAKSVMAALDRRISIVDFVGQSWTAWIDRANVSTSEGSWLEECSKNVKKRMETMTLKKEDMSIYGHCPAHDDFFLVVCSHCGQVVKPQAFEKHCERRHGLFSELYNTTSNCSPDRPQQGRPPSQHGSLCEVQDSRLQGAGPPRVPPPRSPHQEHSKPQREGSSLQQVDKFSRETPPSPLLLPTPPKKAAPSVEKPMQKSLDSHTHPHRPRTYSRTYKKGLMKECDLDKHCGVMDPERKKLCTRLLTCNIHSIHQRRQVVGRRKPFDQLVMELKMSSKPRERPPLPRKVPDEGSAHHETPASQIGPLHYKCQITNSSILRSMNSSDGVVEMKQEVMRSEEPQVESLSADLSSEESDGENREDFAHLPASTLHPKPLGLCTFGARVLGRSVLAFDRRLLHLRSAFSVMMEQHLSTYLWKKIPQVSELCSHQPLNTTNTYNSHDATRSSVPIRSASTLRTSSSGQSEPTNLSAASKLPTKAQTTSGPARPRNPAARTSKQALNSQVGFRELQESPPASKRRKSPKEDKDSSGQSKILFLPHHKDRQSSLNRTTISSTHGPFNGAHSLSSKTHPPEMKGLNKQSPTHNPASPSPESDKGGASGLNQRAVGYEHKGPGRKRKTCDASPPKNNSCAPKPNILSSFSSFSQTHSSLPQSPTSHSLPKKLGAQKPKLLH; this is encoded by the exons ATGGTGGTGGATCGTGCACGCGCTAAATCGGTAATGGCTGCCCTAGATCGGCGGATTTCCATCGTTGACTTTGTAGGGCAAAGCTGGACCGCTTGGATCGACAGAGCGAACGTATCCACGTCGGAGG gGTCCTGGCTGGAAGAGTGCAGCAAAAATGTGAAGAAGCGGATGGAAACCATGACTCTTAAGAAAGAGG ACATGTCGATATATGGCCACTGCCCAGCACACGATGACTTCTTCCTGGTGGTGTGCAGTCACTGTGGGCAGGTGGTGAAGCCACAGGCGTTTGAGAAGCATTGTGAGCGTCGTCATGGCCTCTTCAGTGAGCTCTACAACACAACATCCAACTGCTCTCCTGACCGACCCCAACAGGGGAGACCCCCTTCTCAACATGGAAGTCTTTGTGAGGTTCAAGACAGCAGGCTCCAGGGGGCTGGACCCCCACGAGTCCCACCTCCTCGTTCTCCCCACCAGGAACATTCCAAACCGCAGCGAGAAGGAAGCAG TCTTCAGCAGGTGGATAAATTTTCCCGTGAAACCCCTCCATCACCTCTACTTTTGCCCACGCCACCCAAAAAAGCAGCCCCATCAGTCGAGAAACCAATGCAGAAAAGTTTGGACTCACACACTCACCCGCACAGACCAAGAACATACAGCAGAACCTACAAGAAAGGCCTTA tgaaaGAATGTGACTTGGACAAGCACTGTGGGGTGATGGATCCTGAGAGAAAGAAACTGTGCACCAGACTGCTGACCTGTAAT ATTCATTCCATCCATCAGCGCCGGCAAGTGGTAGGGAGGCGGAAACCTTTTGACCAGCTTGTAATGGAGCTGAAGATGAGCTCAAAGCCTCGAGAGCGTCCCCCTTTGCCCAGAAAGGTTCCTGATGAAGGCTCTGCCCACCATGAGACCCCTGCGTCTCAGATTGGGCCTCTGCACTACAAATGCCAAATAACTAACTCTTCTATTCTCAG GTCCATGAATTCATCAGACGGTGTTGTAGAGATGAAGCAAGAGGTGATGCGCTCTGAAGAGCCGCAGGTGGAGTCTCTCTCAGCTGACCTCTCCAGTGAGGAGAGTGACGGGGAGAACCGGGAGGACTTTGCTCATTTACCAGCAAGCACCTTGCACCCTAAACCCCTGGGT CTTTGCACCTTCGGGGCACGTGTTCTTGGCCGTAGTGTGTTAGCATTTGACCGAAGGTTGCTCCACCTGCGGTCAGCGTTCAGTGTTATGATGGAGCAGCATCTCAGCACTTATCTATGGAA GAAAATCCCTCAGGTGTCAGAACTATGCTCTCATCAACCCCTAAACACCACAAACACCTACAATTCCCATGATGCCACGCGCAGCTCAGTACCCATCCGCAGCGCCTCTACTCTCAGGACAAGCAGCTCAGGACAATCAGAGCCCACTAACCTATCAGCCGCCTCCAAACTACCAACGAAAGCCCAGACGACCTCAGGCCCCGCCCGGCCCCGTAACCCTGCGGCTCGGACCAGCAAACAGGCTTTAAATTCCCAAGTGGGTTTCAGGGAGCTTCAGGAGAGTCCCCCAGCCAGCAAGCGCCGGAAATCACCCAAAGAGGACAAGGACTCGTCTGGACAGTCCAAAATCCTATTTCTCCCCCACCATAAAGACCGCCAGTCCTCCTTGAACAGAACTACGATTTCTTCAACGCATGGACCATTTAATGGTGCACACTCACTTAGCAGTAAAACACACCCACCTGAAATGAAGGGGCTGAATAAGCAAAGCCCCACCCACAACCCCGCCTCTCCCTCCCCGGAGTCTGACAAGGGAGGGGCCTCAGGGCTCAATCAAAGGGCTGTTGGGTACGAGCATAAAGGGCCTGGCAGGAAACGTAAGACCTGTGATGCCTCTCCCCCCAAAAACAATTCATGTGCCCCTAAACCCAATATCCTCTCCTCTTTCTCCTCTTTCTCCCAAACTCACTCCAGCCTCCCACAGTCTCCAACCTCCCACAGTCTGCCAAAGAAACTAGGTGCACAGAAG